From Trichoplusia ni isolate ovarian cell line Hi5 chromosome 22, tn1, whole genome shotgun sequence, a single genomic window includes:
- the LOC113504548 gene encoding LOW QUALITY PROTEIN: nitric oxide synthase-like protein (The sequence of the model RefSeq protein was modified relative to this genomic sequence to represent the inferred CDS: inserted 2 bases in 2 codons; deleted 1 base in 1 codon) yields the protein MALPGRXEVPREPEVLNDANDFLGQYFASIRRANTPAHEARWKAVQEEVAKTGTYQLTTTELVFGAKLAWRNASRCIGRIQWSKLQVFDCRQVTTTSGMFEALCNHIKYSTNKGNIRSAMTVFPQRTDAKHDYRIWNSQLISYAGYRQPDGTVLGDPMHCEFTELCLKLGWKPPRTAWXILPLVLSANGKDPDYFDIPRELIMEINMTHPTYEWFEELNLRWYALPAVANMRFDCGGIEFTANAFNGWYMSTEIGCRNFCDTNRLNMLEKVAQRMGLDTRTPVNLWKDKALVECNVAVLHSFQQHNATIVDHHTASESFIKHLDNENRLRSGCPSDWIWIVPPMSSSITPVFHQEMALYYLKPSYEYQEPAWKTHQWQKSKPITGKRPINRKFHFKQIARAVKFTSKLFGRALSKRIKATVLYATETGKSEQFAKELGVIFGHAFNAQVHCMADYDITSIEHEALLLVVTSTFGNGDPPENGVAFGEHLCELLYADQEESSGNQMLTPKSFIKANSQIELQRYAAGNPKKLSRLESLKGSTTDATSIDSFGPLSNVRFAVFALGSSAYPNFCNFGKYVDKLLGDLGGERIHDLATGDEMCGQDQAFRKWASGVFNVSCETFCLDDDETLQEAKRALGTVALSEETVRFARPDIRAPTLQGALQSALNKKFVHCVVRANKDLGDDSAERSTIFLDMEPKEEIKYDPGDHVGIIACNRKELVDSILVRLKDVDDYDEPQQLQLMKETHTSSGPVKSWEKHERLPVVSVRELFTRFLDITTPPTTILLQYLATTCENEEESKQLNILATDPGAYEDWRHFNFPTVSEVLDQFPSARPSASLLAALLSPLQPRFYSISSSPIAHPKRLHLTVAVVTYRTQDGEGPVHYGVCSNYLMDRKPGDEVYLFIRSAPNFHLPQDLSVPLILIGPGTGIAPFRGFWHHRRAQLNNSRNRQSAGPVWLFFGCRTNNMDLYREEKQQALKEGVLSKVFLALSREKNIPKMYVQELAEKEGPEIHDLLINRGAHFYVCGDCKMAEDVHQKLKGIIKKHGNMTDDQVQSFMFMLKEENRYHEDIFGITLRTAEVHSASRESARRNRVAALP from the exons GTATTCGATTGCCGGCAAGTGACGACGACAAGCGGTATGTTCGAAGCGCTCTGCAACCACATCAAATATAGCACCAACAAAGGGAATATTAG GTCTGCAATGACGGTATTCCCTCAGCGCACGGACGCTAAGCATGACTACAGGATATGGAACAGCCAGCTCATCAGCTACGCCGGCTACCGCCAGCCCGACGGCACCGTGCTCGGGGACCCCATGCACTGCGAGTTTACTGAG CTGTGTCTTAAACTGGGTTGGAAGCCTCCCCGGACTGCGT ACATCCTGCCGCTCGTGCTCTCGGCTAATGGGAAGGACCCGGACTACTTCGACATCCCTCGGGAACTCATCATGGAGATAAATATGACCCATCCTAC ATACGAATGGTTTGAAGAGCTGAACCTCCGCTGGTACGCGTTACCAGCGGTCGCGAACATGCGTTTCGATTGCGGCGGGATCGAGTTCACCGCGAACGCCTTCAACGGCTGGTACATGAGCACCGAGATTGGGTGCAGGAACTTCTGCGATACCAACAGGCTTAATATGTTGGAG AAAGTGGCTCAACGAATGGGTTTGGATACAAGAACTCCTGTGAATCTGTGGAAGGATAAAGCTCTGGTGGAATGCAACGTGGCCGTGCTGCACAGCTTCCAACAACATAATGCAACTATAGTGGACCATCACACCGCGTCCGAGAGCTTCATCAAACATCTCGACAATGAGAACCGGTTGAG GTCGGGATGCCCATCTGACTGGATCTGGATCGTGCCGCCAATGTCGTCTTCGATAACACCAGTGTTCCaccaagagatggcgctgtactATTTGAAGCCATCCTACGAATATCag GAACCAGCATGGAAGACTCATCAATGGCAGAAATCTAAGCCAATTACAGGCAAGAGACCAATTAATAGGAAATTCCACTTCAAACAAATTGCTCGAGCTGTGAAGTTCACATCAAAACTGTTTGGACGTGCCCTGTCCAAAAGAATCAAGGCAACCGTTCTGTATGCAACGGAGACAGGCAAATCTGAACAGTTTGCTAAGGAACTAGGAGTTATTTTCGGGCATGCTTTCAACGCCCAG GTACACTGCATGGCTGATTATGACATAACGTCGATTGAGCATGAAGCCTTGCTGTTGGTCGTCACATCCACTTTTGGAAATGGCGATCCACCTGAAAATGGAGTT GCTTTTGGAGAGCACCTTTGCGAGCTTCTTTATGCTGATCAGGAAGAAAGCTCCGG GAATCAAATGCTGACACCCAAATCTTTTATTAAAGCAAACAGCCAAATTGAACTGCAAAGATACGCAGCTGGTAACCCTAAAAAACTGAGCCGATTAGAATCATTGAAAG GAAGCACGACAGATGCCACATCTATTGACAGTTTTGGTCCATTAAGCAACGTTCGTTTCGCGGTGTTCGCTTTAGGCTCGAGCGCGTATCCAAATTTCTGTAACTTTGGCAAATACGTGGACAAGTTGCTTGGTGACCTCGGAGGGGAACGAATCCATGACCTTGCGACCGGTGACGAAATGTGCGGACAAGACCAGGCCTTCCGGAAATGGGCCTCTGGCGTTTTCAAC GTATCTTGCGAAACGTTCTGTTTGGATGACGACGAAACATTGCAAGAAGCTAAAAGAGCACTGGGTACTGTAGCTCTAAGTGAGGAAACTGTACGGTTTGCCAGACCTGATATTCGCGCTCCTACTTTGCAAGGCGCTCTACAATCAGCACTGAACAAAAAGTTTGTGCACTGTGTTGTTAGAGCAAATAAAGACTTAGGTGATGATTCTGCTGAAAGATCTACCATATTCTTGGATATGGAACCAAAG gaagaaattaaatatgatcCAGGAGATCATGTAGGAATAATTGCGTGCAATCGCAAGGAATTGGTTGATAGCATACTAGTTAGACTGAAGGATGTTGATGATTATGATGAACCACAGCAACTGCAACTTATGAAGGAAACCCATACATCAAGCG GTCCTGTCAAGTCTTGGGAGAAACACGAGAGGCTTCCAGTTGTGAGTGTCCGTGAACTGTTCACAAGGTTTTTGGACATCACCACACCACCAACAACGATTCTTCTGCAATATTTAGCTACCACTTGTGAAAATGAAGAAGAGAGCAAACAATTGAATATTCTTGCTACA GATCCGGGTGCTTACGAAGATTGGCGTCATTTCAATTTCCCGACTGTATCTGAAGTGTTAGATCAATTCCCTTCAGCCAGACCAAGTGCGTCACTACTAGCTGCACTTTTGTCTCCTTTGCAACCAAGATTTTACTCCATTTCCTCGTCTCCGATAGCTCACCCGAAACGTCTGCATTTGACTGTCGCCGTAGTTACTTACAGGACTCAAG ATGGCGAAGGACCTGTCCATTATGGCGTTTGCTCGAATTATCTCATGGACCGCAAGCCCGGCGATGAGGTGTACCTGTTTATTCGCAG CGCTCCAAACTTCCATCTGCCTCAGGACCTATCAGTTCCATTGATACTTATAGGCCCCGGAACTGGCATTGCTCCATTCCGTGGTTTTTGGCATCATCGCAGAGCTCAGCTGAACAACTCTCGTAATCGTCAAAGCGCTGGTCCAGTCTGGCTGTTCTTCGGATGTCGAACCAATAATATGGACTTGTATCGCGAGGAAAAGCAACAGGCTCTTAAGGAAGGGGTTCTCTCCAAAGTTTTCCTTGCTTTGTCTAGGGAGAAGAATATTCCTAAA ATGTACGTCCAAGAGCTGGCAGAAAAAGAAGGTCCCGAAATACATGACTTGCTGATAAATCGAGGAGCTCATTTCTACGTGTGCGGTGATTGTAAGATGGCTGAAGATGTCCATCAGAAGCTAAAGGGGATCATAAAGAAACATGGCAACATGACTGATGACCAAGTACAGAGCTTCATGTTTATGCTCAAG gaGGAGAATCGTTACCACGAAGACATCTTCGGTATAACTCTGCGCACGGCGGAGGTGCACTCGGCGTCGCGGGAGTCGGCGCGCCGCAACCGCGTCGCCGCGCTGCCATGA